One part of the Fusobacterium pseudoperiodonticum genome encodes these proteins:
- the pflA gene encoding pyruvate formate-lyase-activating protein, translating into MQGYINSFESFGTKDGPGIRFVVFMQGCPLRCLYCHNVDTWELKDKNYIYTPNEILAELNKVKAFLTGGITASGGEPLMQASFILELFKLCKENGIHTALDTSGYIFNDQAKKVLEYTDLVLLDIKHIDKDMYKKLTSVDLEPTLNFIKYLQEINKPVWLRYVLLPGYTDDIKDLNDWAKYVSQFDAVKRVDILPFHQMAIYKWEKTNRDYKLKDVSTPTKEQIHKAEEIFRKYNLPLYKERS; encoded by the coding sequence ATGCAAGGTTATATAAATTCATTTGAATCTTTTGGAACTAAAGATGGACCTGGAATAAGATTTGTAGTCTTTATGCAAGGTTGTCCTTTAAGATGCTTATATTGTCATAACGTAGATACTTGGGAGTTAAAGGATAAAAATTATATTTATACTCCAAATGAAATTTTAGCTGAATTAAATAAGGTTAAAGCTTTTTTAACAGGAGGTATCACTGCTTCTGGTGGTGAACCACTTATGCAAGCCTCTTTTATATTGGAGCTTTTTAAACTATGTAAAGAAAATGGAATACATACTGCTCTTGATACTTCTGGCTATATTTTTAATGATCAAGCAAAAAAGGTTTTGGAATACACAGATTTAGTTTTATTAGATATAAAACATATTGATAAAGATATGTATAAGAAGCTTACATCTGTTGATTTAGAGCCTACTCTTAATTTTATTAAATATTTACAAGAAATTAATAAACCTGTTTGGTTAAGATACGTTCTTTTACCTGGTTATACTGATGATATAAAAGACTTAAATGATTGGGCTAAATATGTTTCACAATTTGATGCAGTTAAGAGAGTAGATATTCTTCCATTTCATCAAATGGCTATTTATAAATGGGAGAAAACTAATAGAGACTATAAATTAAAAGATGTTTCTACTCCCACAAAAGAACAAATACATAAAGCTGAGGAAATCTTTAGAAAATATAATTTACCTCTTTATAAAGAAAGAAGCTAG
- a CDS encoding O-acetylhomoserine aminocarboxypropyltransferase/cysteine synthase family protein — translation MSIDLKNLEIETQLVQSLEEFEEGESRTVPLVQSTTFNYTNPDTLAELFDLKKLGYFYSRLSNPTVAAFENKMAILEKGVGALAFASGQAAVTAAILTICKAGDHIVAVSTLYGGTITLLALTLKNYGIETTFVSPEASEEEFKAAFRENTKILYGETLGNPEMNTLDFEKIVKVAKEKDVPTIVDNTLASPYLCNPISHGINIVVHSATKYIDGQGSVLGGVIVDGGNYNWDNGKFPMLVEPDASYHNMSYHKTFGNLAYIIKARANILRDMGAALSPFNAFILLRGLETLHLRMERHSENALALATVLEKNPNITWVKYSKLPSHYSYKNAEKYLTKGGSGVILVGVKGGREGAEKFIKGLGWIRAVVHVGDSRTCLLHPASTTHRQLSEEDLIKCGVLPEAVRINVGIENINDIIADIEQALAKI, via the coding sequence ATGTCTATAGATCTAAAAAATTTAGAAATAGAAACTCAGTTAGTACAATCATTAGAAGAATTTGAAGAAGGTGAATCAAGAACAGTTCCTTTGGTTCAAAGTACTACTTTTAATTACACTAACCCTGACACATTGGCAGAATTATTTGATTTAAAAAAATTAGGATATTTTTATTCGAGACTTAGTAACCCAACTGTTGCTGCTTTTGAAAATAAAATGGCTATACTTGAAAAAGGAGTTGGAGCTTTAGCTTTTGCTTCAGGGCAAGCTGCTGTAACTGCTGCAATATTAACTATTTGTAAAGCAGGAGACCATATAGTTGCAGTATCTACTTTATATGGTGGAACTATAACTCTTTTAGCTTTAACATTAAAAAATTATGGTATTGAGACTACTTTTGTAAGCCCTGAAGCTAGTGAAGAAGAATTTAAAGCTGCATTTAGAGAAAATACAAAAATATTATATGGTGAAACATTAGGAAACCCTGAAATGAATACTTTAGATTTTGAAAAAATAGTTAAGGTAGCAAAAGAAAAAGATGTTCCAACTATAGTTGATAATACTTTAGCTAGTCCATATCTATGTAACCCTATTTCACATGGAATAAATATAGTTGTTCATTCTGCTACTAAATACATAGATGGGCAAGGAAGTGTTTTAGGTGGAGTTATTGTTGATGGTGGAAACTATAATTGGGATAATGGAAAATTCCCTATGTTAGTAGAACCTGATGCAAGTTATCATAACATGAGTTACCATAAAACATTTGGAAATCTTGCTTATATTATAAAAGCAAGAGCAAATATTTTAAGAGATATGGGAGCTGCTTTAAGTCCATTTAATGCTTTTATCCTATTAAGAGGTTTAGAAACTCTACATTTAAGAATGGAAAGACATAGTGAAAATGCTCTAGCATTAGCTACTGTCTTAGAAAAAAATCCAAATATCACTTGGGTAAAATATTCTAAATTACCTAGTCACTATTCTTATAAAAATGCTGAAAAGTATTTAACAAAAGGTGGTAGTGGAGTAATTTTAGTAGGTGTTAAAGGTGGTAGAGAAGGAGCAGAAAAGTTTATTAAAGGTCTAGGATGGATAAGAGCTGTTGTTCATGTTGGAGATTCAAGAACTTGCTTATTACACCCTGCAAGTACTACTCATAGACAATTAAGTGAAGAAGATTTAATTAAATGTGGTGTATTACCAGAAGCTGTAAGAATCAATGTTGGTATCGAAAATATAAATGATATAATAGCTGATATTGAACAAGCATTAGCAAAAATATAA
- a CDS encoding ComEC/Rec2 family competence protein: protein MKKLFLLTFLAIILMLRIATGLRITEIFQKEVYRMSFNLVDSKVKDLKINNKYPLKNIYGKLDYKEDGKYKGYFLVKSIKEYKDIYFIELEDIKSEKIENNFLENYLQVLFNRAEEGYLYETKNLNRAILLGDNSRIKKSLQEKIRYIGLSHVFAMSGLHIGLVIAIFYFILRRIIKNKILLEVSLILLLSLYYFSIKESPSFTRAYIMALVYLLGKLVYEKIDLAKSLIISAYLSILIKPTVVFSLSFQLSYGAMIAIIYIFPYIRKINYKKIKILDYFLFTTTIQIFLIPITVYYFNTIQFLSLISNLILLPLASFYITINYIALFLENFYLSFILKPIIKISYNFLIYLIDYFSKFSYLSIEYENQKLIYIYSLVVVFILIHKKSLLKK, encoded by the coding sequence ATGAAAAAATTATTCTTACTGACATTTCTAGCAATAATTTTAATGTTAAGAATTGCAACAGGACTTAGGATAACAGAGATTTTTCAAAAAGAAGTATATAGAATGAGTTTTAATTTAGTCGATAGTAAAGTCAAGGATCTAAAAATTAATAATAAATATCCTTTGAAAAATATATATGGAAAACTAGATTATAAGGAAGATGGAAAATATAAAGGATATTTTTTAGTGAAATCTATTAAAGAATATAAAGATATTTATTTTATTGAGCTTGAAGATATTAAATCTGAAAAGATAGAGAATAATTTTTTAGAAAATTATCTTCAAGTTCTATTTAATAGAGCTGAAGAAGGATATTTATATGAAACAAAAAACCTGAATAGAGCTATATTGTTAGGCGATAATAGCAGGATTAAAAAGAGTTTACAAGAAAAGATAAGATATATAGGTTTATCACATGTCTTTGCTATGTCAGGCTTACATATAGGCTTGGTCATAGCTATTTTTTATTTTATCTTAAGAAGAATAATAAAGAATAAAATTCTACTTGAAGTGTCGCTTATACTTTTACTTAGTCTATATTACTTTTCAATAAAAGAAAGTCCATCATTTACAAGAGCTTATATAATGGCTTTGGTATATTTACTAGGAAAATTAGTCTATGAGAAGATAGATTTAGCTAAAAGTCTTATTATAAGTGCTTATTTATCCATTTTAATTAAGCCTACAGTTGTATTCTCGCTTTCTTTTCAACTATCTTATGGAGCTATGATAGCTATTATATATATTTTTCCTTATATTAGAAAAATAAACTATAAAAAAATAAAAATTTTAGATTATTTTTTATTCACAACTACTATTCAAATATTTTTAATACCTATAACAGTTTATTACTTTAATACAATACAATTTTTATCTTTGATATCAAATTTGATACTTTTACCACTAGCAAGTTTTTATATAACAATTAACTATATAGCTTTATTTTTAGAAAATTTCTATTTATCATTTATATTAAAACCTATTATAAAAATTTCATATAATTTTTTAATTTACCTTATAGATTATTTCTCTAAATTTAGCTATTTATCCATAGAATATGAAAATCAAAAATTGATATATATTTATTCTTTAGTTGTAGTTTTTATACTGATTCATAAAAAAAGCTTACTCAAAAAATAA
- a CDS encoding murein L,D-transpeptidase catalytic domain family protein, with protein MKKALIFLSLLIISNLSFSEGTNLESINQNTVIATETDNKPQKVTLDVKSVYDSLNIKGKIDYSIFQKAYLGYVQIPNKNPGVLVIIDYSKPSNEERFYVLDLNKKKLVYSTRVAHSKNSGLEIPLEFSDDPNSYQSSLGFFLTLGEYNGAYGYSLRLKGLEENINANAESRAIVIHGGDIVNDEYIEKYGFAGRSLGCPVLPAALTKEIVNYIKHGRVLFIYGNDEEYIEESYYLSKLAPVFEGKPQNIVELEKPRETTKVVTTTSPTSDSKVPTALNTPSASTPTVENPDQKNISIMLDVIKKEAEYKQHLSFRKSEKFVDYFAVMKNIVEDNSTVKHSETIAATTKTEDSKNVEVLEKPKETKEAKDTEKAEIISENKAQDLEEPKKEDVKQEEIKKEEVKTEELKKEEPKKEEVKKVNRKYSEEVIRKSLGLGVKLKSKTK; from the coding sequence TTGAAAAAGGCATTAATATTTCTTAGTTTGTTAATTATATCGAATCTTAGTTTTTCTGAAGGGACAAATTTAGAAAGTATAAATCAAAATACTGTAATCGCTACAGAAACAGATAATAAACCTCAAAAAGTAACTTTAGATGTTAAATCTGTTTATGATAGCTTGAATATAAAAGGAAAAATAGACTACTCAATATTCCAAAAAGCTTATTTAGGATATGTTCAAATACCTAATAAAAATCCTGGAGTTTTGGTTATAATAGACTATTCTAAGCCTTCAAATGAAGAAAGATTTTATGTGTTGGATTTGAATAAGAAAAAACTAGTTTATTCTACTCGGGTTGCTCATTCTAAAAATTCTGGCTTAGAAATTCCTTTAGAGTTTTCAGATGATCCAAACTCTTATCAAAGTTCATTAGGTTTCTTTTTAACTCTAGGTGAATATAATGGAGCTTACGGCTATTCTTTGAGATTAAAAGGTCTTGAAGAAAATATAAATGCAAATGCAGAGTCAAGAGCAATAGTTATTCATGGCGGAGATATAGTTAATGATGAATATATTGAAAAGTATGGTTTTGCAGGAAGAAGTTTAGGTTGTCCAGTTTTACCTGCTGCTCTAACTAAAGAAATAGTCAACTATATCAAACATGGAAGAGTTTTATTCATCTATGGAAATGATGAAGAATATATTGAAGAAAGTTACTATTTAAGCAAATTAGCACCTGTTTTTGAAGGAAAGCCTCAAAATATTGTTGAGCTTGAAAAACCTAGAGAAACAACTAAAGTAGTAACAACAACTTCCCCTACTTCGGATTCTAAAGTTCCAACTGCTTTAAACACACCAAGTGCAAGTACTCCAACAGTTGAAAATCCTGATCAAAAAAATATTTCAATAATGTTGGATGTTATAAAAAAAGAAGCTGAATACAAACAACATTTGAGTTTTAGAAAATCGGAAAAATTTGTAGATTATTTTGCAGTTATGAAGAATATAGTTGAAGATAACAGTACTGTAAAACATAGTGAAACTATAGCTGCAACTACAAAAACAGAGGATTCTAAAAACGTAGAAGTATTAGAAAAACCTAAAGAAACTAAAGAAGCTAAAGATACAGAAAAAGCAGAAATTATATCTGAAAATAAAGCCCAAGATTTAGAAGAGCCTAAAAAAGAAGATGTAAAACAAGAGGAAATTAAGAAGGAAGAAGTAAAAACAGAAGAGCTAAAGAAAGAAGAACCTAAAAAAGAAGAAGTTAAAAAAGTTAATAGAAAATATTCTGAAGAAGTTATTAGAAAAAGTTTAGGTCTAGGAGTAAAATTAAAATCAAAGACAAAATAA
- a CDS encoding substrate-binding domain-containing protein, which yields MKKWILLILAIILFGIFSIIRSCQRSSREIVNVYTDKEIEYFIGKLAKKFERNESKIQVKINNLKNISDYDIIITDEKESVKNLKKEFKSKDLFKDELVVIGRRRIENISQVANSTIAMPNYKTNIGKKSLDILAKLDNFSEISKKIEYKDDAISSLQSVDLYEVDYAFIPRKSLAYAKNSEICYRFPATMEGNKILYRIYLDMNSSDNSKNFYNFLEEEFTEKIQEKPKSEKNKAIITKDVEGKS from the coding sequence ATGAAAAAATGGATTTTATTAATATTAGCTATTATATTATTTGGAATTTTTTCTATTATAAGATCTTGTCAAAGGTCTTCAAGAGAAATTGTAAATGTCTATACAGATAAAGAGATAGAATATTTTATTGGAAAGTTAGCTAAAAAATTTGAAAGAAATGAAAGCAAAATCCAAGTTAAAATAAATAATCTGAAGAATATATCTGATTATGATATTATAATAACTGATGAAAAAGAAAGTGTTAAAAATCTTAAAAAAGAATTTAAATCAAAAGATTTATTTAAAGATGAATTAGTTGTAATAGGGCGTAGAAGAATTGAAAATATTTCTCAAGTTGCTAACTCTACTATTGCTATGCCCAATTATAAAACAAATATTGGAAAGAAAAGCTTAGATATCTTAGCAAAATTAGATAATTTTTCTGAAATATCTAAAAAAATTGAATATAAAGACGATGCTATTAGTTCACTTCAAAGTGTAGATTTATATGAGGTTGACTATGCATTTATTCCAAGAAAGTCATTAGCTTATGCTAAAAATTCTGAGATATGTTATCGTTTTCCAGCGACTATGGAAGGAAATAAAATATTATATAGAATTTATTTAGATATGAATAGTTCAGATAATTCAAAAAATTTCTATAACTTTTTAGAAGAAGAATTTACTGAAAAAATTCAAGAAAAACCAAAAAGTGAAAAAAATAAAGCAATTATCACAAAAGATGTGGAGGGAAAATCTTGA
- a CDS encoding asparaginase, with product MENKVLIINTGGTIGMVGKPLRPAYNWAEITKGYSVLEKFPTDYYQFEKLIDSSDVTTDFWIKLTEVIEENYDKYLGFVILHGTDTMAYTGSMLSFLLKNLAKPVVLTGAQAPMVNPRSDGLQNLINSIYIAGHELFDIPLIPEVTICFRDSLMRANRSKKTDSNNYYGFSSPNYQPLAEIATEIKVIKDRILKLPTEKFYVEKNIDANVLLLELFPGLNPNYISSFIESNKNIKALILKTYGSGNTPTSEEFINTLKTIVEKEIPILDITQCISGSVRMPLYESTDKLSKLGIINGSDITSEAGLTKMMYLLGKKLNLKEIKEAFSTSICGEQTV from the coding sequence ATGGAAAATAAAGTTTTGATAATTAATACAGGTGGAACTATAGGAATGGTTGGAAAACCTTTAAGACCAGCATATAATTGGGCTGAAATAACTAAGGGCTATTCTGTGTTAGAGAAATTTCCAACAGACTATTATCAATTTGAAAAATTAATAGATTCATCTGATGTAACTACTGACTTTTGGATAAAACTTACAGAAGTTATTGAAGAAAATTATGATAAATATCTAGGCTTTGTTATTTTACACGGAACTGACACTATGGCCTATACAGGCTCTATGCTATCATTTTTATTGAAAAATTTAGCAAAACCTGTTGTTCTAACTGGTGCTCAAGCTCCTATGGTAAATCCTAGAAGTGATGGATTACAAAATTTAATAAATTCTATCTATATTGCGGGGCATGAATTATTTGATATACCGCTTATTCCAGAAGTGACTATCTGTTTTAGAGATAGTTTAATGAGAGCAAATAGAAGTAAAAAAACAGACAGTAATAACTACTATGGATTTTCGTCACCAAACTATCAACCTTTAGCTGAAATAGCTACTGAGATAAAAGTTATAAAAGATAGAATTTTAAAACTTCCTACAGAAAAATTTTATGTTGAAAAAAATATTGATGCCAATGTGCTTCTGTTGGAATTATTTCCAGGACTAAATCCTAATTATATATCAAGCTTTATTGAAAGCAATAAAAATATAAAAGCTCTGATATTAAAGACTTATGGTAGTGGTAATACTCCAACAAGTGAAGAGTTTATAAATACATTAAAAACTATAGTTGAAAAAGAAATTCCTATTTTAGATATAACACAATGTATATCTGGTAGTGTAAGAATGCCTCTTTATGAATCAACAGATAAACTTTCAAAATTAGGTATTATAAATGGAAGTGATATAACTTCAGAGGCTGGATTAACTAAGATGATGTATTTACTTGGAAAAAAATTGAATTTAAAAGAAATTAAGGAAGCTTTTTCAACTTCAATTTGTGGAGAACAAACAGTTTAA
- the pip gene encoding prolyl aminopeptidase: MGNYDFYPAIEPFKSYMLQVSDIHSIYVEECGNPNGEPIIFLHGGPGAGCGKKARRFFDPEYYHIILFDQRGCGRSLPFVELKENNIFYSVEDMEKIRLHIGIDKWTIFAGSYGSTLGLTYAIHHPERVKRMVLQGIFLANESDLKWYFQEGISEIYPAEFKVFKDFIPKEEQDDLLKAYHKRFFSDDIKLRNEAIKIWSRFELRTMESEYTWSLEEDIQNFEISLALIEAHYFYNKMFWEDRDYILNRVDKIKDIPIQIAHGRLDFNTRVSSAYKLSEKLNNCELVIVESVGHSPFTEKMAKVLIKFLEDNKNSN, translated from the coding sequence ATGGGAAATTATGATTTCTATCCAGCGATAGAGCCTTTTAAATCCTATATGTTACAAGTAAGTGATATTCATAGTATTTATGTAGAAGAATGTGGAAATCCTAATGGAGAACCTATAATTTTTTTACATGGAGGTCCAGGAGCAGGTTGTGGAAAAAAAGCAAGAAGATTTTTCGACCCTGAATACTATCATATAATTTTATTTGACCAAAGAGGTTGTGGTAGAAGTTTACCTTTTGTTGAGTTAAAAGAAAATAATATTTTTTATTCTGTAGAAGACATGGAAAAAATAAGATTACATATAGGCATTGATAAATGGACTATATTTGCAGGAAGTTATGGTTCAACCTTAGGTCTAACTTATGCTATACATCATCCTGAAAGAGTAAAAAGAATGGTATTACAAGGAATATTCTTAGCTAATGAAAGCGATCTAAAATGGTATTTCCAAGAAGGAATTTCAGAGATCTATCCTGCTGAATTTAAAGTTTTTAAAGATTTTATTCCTAAAGAAGAACAAGATGATTTACTTAAAGCTTATCACAAGAGATTTTTCTCAGATGATATTAAACTTAGAAATGAAGCAATTAAAATTTGGAGTCGCTTTGAATTAAGAACTATGGAATCTGAATATACTTGGTCTTTAGAAGAAGATATTCAAAATTTTGAAATTTCTCTTGCTCTTATAGAAGCACATTATTTTTATAATAAGATGTTTTGGGAAGACAGAGACTATATTTTAAATAGAGTTGATAAAATAAAAGATATTCCAATTCAGATAGCTCATGGCCGTTTAGATTTTAATACCAGAGTTTCTTCGGCATATAAATTATCTGAAAAATTAAATAATTGTGAACTTGTTATAGTTGAGAGTGTTGGACACTCACCTTTTACTGAAAAAATGGCTAAGGTTCTTATAAAATTTCTAGAAGATAATAAGAATTCTAATTAA
- the gatB gene encoding Asp-tRNA(Asn)/Glu-tRNA(Gln) amidotransferase subunit GatB gives MIKEWESVIGLEVHLQLKTGTKVWCGCKSDYDETGINTHVCPICLGHPGALPKLNKKVVDYAVKAALALNCQINNESAFDRKNYFYPDAPKNYQITQFEKSYAEKGYIEFKLNSGREVKIGITKVQIEEDTAKAIHGKNESYLNFNRASIPLIEIISEPDMRNSEEAYEYLNTLKNIIKYTKVSDVSMEKGSLRCDANISVMEKDSKVFGTRVEVKNLNSFKAVARAIDYEIARQIELIENGGKVDQETRLWDEENQITRVMRSKEEAMDYRYFNEPDLLKLLITDEEIEEIKKDMPETRLAKVERFKNSYSIDEKDALILTEEMELSDYFEEVVKVSNNPKLSSNWILTEVLRVLKHQNIDIEKFTISSGNLAKIITLIDKNIISSKIAKELFEIALTDNRDPEIIVKEKGMLQVSDSSEIEKMVEEVLANNQKMIEDYKAADEGRKPRVLKGIVGQVMKLSKGKANPEIVNDLIMSKLN, from the coding sequence ATGATAAAAGAATGGGAGTCAGTAATAGGACTGGAAGTTCACTTACAATTAAAAACAGGTACTAAAGTATGGTGTGGTTGTAAATCAGACTATGATGAAACTGGTATAAATACTCATGTTTGTCCAATTTGTTTAGGACATCCTGGAGCACTTCCTAAATTAAATAAGAAAGTTGTAGATTATGCAGTTAAAGCAGCACTTGCTCTTAATTGTCAAATAAATAATGAAAGTGCTTTTGATAGAAAAAATTACTTCTATCCAGATGCACCTAAGAATTACCAAATTACACAATTTGAAAAATCTTATGCTGAAAAAGGATATATAGAATTTAAATTAAATTCAGGTAGAGAAGTTAAAATAGGGATAACAAAGGTTCAAATAGAAGAAGATACAGCTAAGGCTATACACGGAAAAAATGAATCATATCTTAACTTTAACAGAGCTTCTATCCCTTTGATAGAAATTATCTCTGAGCCTGATATGAGAAACTCAGAAGAAGCTTATGAGTATTTAAATACTTTAAAAAATATAATAAAGTACACTAAAGTTAGTGATGTTTCTATGGAAAAAGGTTCGCTTAGATGTGACGCTAACATCTCTGTTATGGAAAAAGATTCTAAAGTTTTTGGTACAAGAGTTGAAGTTAAAAATCTAAACTCATTTAAAGCTGTTGCTAGAGCAATAGACTATGAGATAGCTAGACAAATAGAACTTATAGAAAATGGTGGAAAAGTTGATCAAGAAACAAGACTTTGGGATGAAGAAAACCAAATTACTAGAGTTATGAGATCAAAAGAAGAAGCCATGGACTATAGATATTTTAATGAACCTGATTTGTTAAAACTTCTTATAACTGATGAAGAAATTGAAGAAATTAAAAAGGATATGCCAGAAACAAGACTTGCAAAAGTTGAAAGATTCAAAAATTCTTATTCAATAGATGAAAAAGATGCTCTTATCTTAACAGAAGAAATGGAACTTTCAGATTATTTTGAAGAAGTTGTAAAAGTTTCAAATAATCCTAAATTAAGTTCTAACTGGATATTGACAGAAGTTTTAAGAGTTTTAAAACACCAAAATATTGATATAGAAAAATTTACTATTAGCAGTGGAAATCTTGCTAAGATAATTACTTTAATAGATAAAAATATTATTTCATCTAAAATAGCAAAAGAACTTTTTGAAATTGCTTTAACTGATAATAGAGATCCTGAAATTATTGTAAAAGAAAAAGGAATGCTTCAAGTATCAGATAGCAGCGAAATTGAAAAAATGGTAGAAGAAGTTCTAGCTAATAATCAAAAAATGATAGAAGACTATAAAGCTGCAGACGAAGGTAGAAAACCGAGAGTTCTAAAGGGTATAGTTGGTCAAGTAATGAAACTATCTAAGGGAAAAGCAAATCCTGAAATTGTAAATGATTTGATTATGTCAAAATTAAACTAA
- the gatA gene encoding Asp-tRNA(Asn)/Glu-tRNA(Gln) amidotransferase subunit GatA, translated as MFIYELTAKELRDKFLSGEISAEEIVNSFYERIEKIEDKVKSFVSLRKELALEEAKKLDEKRKNGEKLGKLAGIPLAIKDNILMEGQKLTSCSKILENYVGIYDATVVKKLKEEDAIILGVTNMDEFAMGSTTKTSYHHKTANPWDLDRVPGGSSGGAAASVAAQEVPISLGSDTGGSVRQPASFCGVVGLKPTYGRVSRYGLMAFASSLDQIGTLAKTVEDVAICMNVIAGADDYDATVSKNKVPDYTEFLNKDIKGLKVGLPKEYFIEGLNPEIKKIVDNSVNALKELGAEIVEVSLPHTKYAVPTYYVLAPAEASSNLARFDGIRYGYRAKDYTDLESLYVKTRTEGFGTEVKRRIMMGTYVLSAGFFDAYFKKAQKVRTLIKQDFENVLAEVDVILTPVAPSVAFKLSDVKTPIELYLEDIFTISANLAGIPAISLPGGLLDNLPVGVQFMGRPFDEGTLIKVSSALENKIGRLNLPKLD; from the coding sequence ATGTTTATTTATGAATTAACTGCAAAGGAATTAAGAGATAAATTTTTATCAGGTGAAATTTCAGCAGAAGAAATAGTAAACTCATTTTATGAAAGAATAGAAAAAATAGAAGATAAAGTAAAAAGCTTTGTTTCATTGAGAAAAGAGTTAGCTTTAGAAGAAGCAAAAAAACTTGATGAAAAGAGAAAAAATGGAGAGAAGTTAGGTAAACTTGCAGGTATTCCTCTTGCAATAAAAGATAATATCTTAATGGAAGGTCAAAAATTAACTTCTTGTTCTAAAATTTTGGAAAACTATGTTGGTATCTATGACGCAACAGTAGTTAAAAAGTTAAAAGAAGAAGATGCAATTATCCTTGGGGTAACTAATATGGATGAGTTTGCGATGGGATCAACTACTAAAACTTCTTATCATCACAAGACAGCTAATCCTTGGGATCTGGATAGAGTACCTGGAGGAAGTAGTGGAGGAGCAGCGGCTTCGGTAGCAGCTCAAGAAGTTCCTATATCTCTAGGTTCTGATACAGGTGGAAGTGTTAGACAACCTGCTTCATTTTGTGGAGTTGTAGGTTTAAAACCAACTTATGGTAGAGTTTCAAGATATGGACTTATGGCTTTTGCTTCATCTCTTGATCAAATAGGAACACTTGCAAAAACTGTTGAAGATGTGGCTATATGTATGAATGTTATAGCGGGAGCTGATGACTATGATGCAACAGTTAGTAAAAATAAAGTTCCTGATTACACAGAATTTTTAAATAAAGATATCAAAGGTTTAAAGGTTGGATTACCTAAAGAATATTTTATAGAAGGTTTAAACCCAGAAATTAAAAAAATAGTTGATAATTCTGTTAATGCATTAAAAGAATTAGGAGCAGAGATTGTTGAAGTTTCATTACCTCATACAAAATATGCTGTTCCAACTTATTATGTACTTGCTCCAGCAGAAGCAAGTTCAAACCTTGCTAGATTTGATGGAATTAGATATGGATATAGAGCAAAAGATTATACAGATTTAGAAAGTCTATATGTTAAAACAAGAACTGAAGGTTTTGGAACTGAAGTAAAAAGAAGAATAATGATGGGAACTTATGTTTTAAGTGCAGGTTTCTTTGATGCCTACTTTAAAAAAGCTCAAAAAGTAAGAACACTTATAAAACAAGACTTTGAAAATGTTTTAGCTGAAGTAGATGTTATTTTAACACCAGTTGCTCCTAGTGTAGCTTTCAAGTTATCTGATGTAAAAACTCCAATAGAATTATATTTGGAAGATATATTTACTATATCAGCAAACTTAGCAGGGATACCTGCAATATCATTACCAGGAGGACTTTTAGATAATTTACCAGTTGGAGTACAATTTATGGGAAGACCTTTTGATGAAGGGACATTGATTAAAGTTTCTTCAGCACTTGAAAATAAAATAGGAAGATTAAATTTACCTAAATTGGATTAA
- the gatC gene encoding Asp-tRNA(Asn)/Glu-tRNA(Gln) amidotransferase subunit GatC: MSLTKEEVLKIAKLSKLSFEEAEIEKFQIELNDILKYIDMLNEVDTSEVQPLVHINDVVNNFREKEEKASIEIEKVLLNAPESAENAIVVPKVVGE; encoded by the coding sequence ATGTCACTGACAAAGGAAGAAGTTTTAAAAATTGCAAAATTATCAAAATTATCATTTGAAGAAGCAGAAATAGAAAAGTTTCAAATAGAGTTAAATGATATTTTAAAGTATATTGATATGCTAAATGAGGTTGATACATCAGAAGTTCAGCCTTTAGTTCATATAAACGATGTTGTAAATAATTTCAGAGAAAAAGAAGAAAAAGCATCAATAGAAATAGAAAAAGTACTATTAAATGCACCTGAAAGTGCTGAAAATGCAATTGTAGTTCCTAAAGTTGTTGGGGAGTAG